From a single Silene latifolia isolate original U9 population chromosome 6, ASM4854445v1, whole genome shotgun sequence genomic region:
- the LOC141587763 gene encoding F-box only protein 8-like, with protein MPVESEKSPKKAKSSSSNIRHSSKYLPLDVWASIIVNLPVKTLLRFRCVCKSWCSIIDHPDFAYTNLKLCKIDSNKSKIFALEGFGYQGGALYQGARRCLLTVRQGDTLRKTAHIFESSDKYYLVGRCNELLLLRRFVYPGDFNPGYEKEMRLWNPSIRKSLLIPPCPFVNAVYLLGFAPCSKDYKIIAIDNNINRPKNYSYIAVYIRKVYGIWLIVYTLNNQQWCVRNNNDPQRIYVPPTAFYFQGVAHWFGRDPLVENQHQCELTYLVSFNFDSEKFTFLEIPRDSKETDITRFLFILEESLAIFSVTQERSRIWVLEQGRSGKGVWTEWFSGRSNGDTYYLFSNSWSYSPLFYETDGERYFIIGKKSYNIDSGRVKELGKSMSGYLDLGMYMESLVLWKGYGAEDMASFP; from the exons ATGCCCGTCGAAAGCGAAAAGAGCCCGAAGAAGGCGAAATCATCATCCTCAAACATACGCCATAGTTCCAAGTACTTACCCCTTGATGTGTGGGCAAGTATTATCGTCAATTTACCAGTGAAAACCCTGTTGAGATTCAGGTGCGTCTGTAAATCTTGGTGCTCCATTATTGATCACCCTGACTTTGCTTACACGAATCTTAAACTATGCAAAATTGATTCGAACAAAAGTAAAATATTTGCCCTCGAAGGATTTGGATACCAAGGTGGAGCACTCTACCAAGGTGCAAGAAGATGCTTGTTGACAGTTCGTCAGGGCGACACTCTTCGAAAAACTGCTCATATTTTCGAGAGTTCTGACAAATACTATCTAGTAGGGAGATGTAATGAATTGTTGTTATTGAGGCGGTTTGTTTATCCAGGCGATTTCAACCCTGGTTATGAAAAAGAAATGAGACTGTGGAACCCTTCTATTCGCAAATCGTTGTTAATTCCCCCTTGCCCGTTTGTCAATGCTGTCTACCTACTTGGGTTTGCTCCTTGCAGTAAGGATTATAAAATCATTGCGATTGATAATAATATTAATCGTCCAAAGAATTACTCGTATATTGCAGTTTATATAAGAAAG GTATATG GTATATGGTTAATAGTTTATACCCTCAACAATCAACAATGGTGTGTTAGAAATAATAATGACCCTCAGCGGATTTATGTCCCACCGACTGCTTTCTATTTCCAAGGGGTTGCGCATTGGTTCGGACGGGATCCACTTGTGGAGAACCAACATCAGTGTGAACTAACTTATCTTGTTTCTTTTAATTTTGATTCGGAAAAATTCACCTTTTTGGAAATTCCAAGGGATTCGAAGGAAACAGATATCACGAGGTTTTTGTTTATTCTTGAGGAATCGCTGGCAATTTTTAGTGTTACTCAAGAAAGATCAAGAATATGGGTGCTGGAGCAGGGGAGGAGCGGAAAGGGGGTATGGACTGAATGGTTTTCAGGACGTTCCAATGGTGATACTTATTATTTATTCAGTAACTCTTGGTCATATTCGCCACTCTTTTATGAAACTGATGGAGAAAGGTATTTTATTATTGGGAAGAAGTCTTATAATATTGACAGTGGGCGAGTGAAAGAGCTCGGAAAATCTATGAGCGGTTATTTGGATTTGGGAATGTATATGGAGAGCTTGGTATTGTGGAAAGGATACGGAGCTGAGGATATGGCTTCTTTCCCATGA
- the LOC141587764 gene encoding uncharacterized protein LOC141587764: MAELDDDTILAEVRDYLRNRPTGPRSGPRQKPVDEFKITELPEFVGGTDPEDYLEWERKIDRLFDFKDLDDNKRCKYAILKLAREASLWYENLKAQRARAGKEKLASWDTLKRKLRKRYVPATHRLTLYKKIVDLLQGKMSVNEYIDEFEKLSLMGEIEENQEQKMARFFRGLNRNIASSVEMYPYADFDTLCGLCLKLEAQGRRYGGSEVNRSSNWSKSDPSKSMASSSNSNTVVTTVNTPATTTAPKATPPPRETSLSKVRCFKCQGFGHLQNSCPNKRNITLREAMAARDELFEQEDETLEGVFNLSIQDEEEGDVESYDAPIYDTLVLRSLQAKSEPIVTEQRDQIFHTKCQVKDKWCSLIIDGGSCTNVASTEMVTKLGLETTAHPKPYSLHWLDDGNKVKVTRQVRVGLAMGSYSDDVLCDVIPMDACHILLGRPWQFDRDVVHHGRSNEYELRDKGKRVILRPMSPPDVRAMSSRRGKQPSLSVFANGKEIEQAIEDGEQVYALIAEEKTGVNDSSLTNEPVKKLLGEFSDVFPEDLPPGLPPLRGIEHQIDLIPGAVLPNKAAYRSNPEETRELQRQIEELMNRGYVRESLSPCAVRRSLVPKKDGSWRMCIDSRAVNNITIKYRFPIPRLDDMLDELHGAVIFSKIDLRSGYHQIRMREGDEWKTAFKTKHGLYEWTVMPFGLTNAPSTFMRLMNEVLKPYLGKFVVVYLDDILIYSKSLEEHLVHLRRVFETLRERKLYGKMEKCSFLVESVVFLGYVVSKDGVSVDQSKIEAIKSWPSPKSVTEGTFLWSEAAQQAFDEVKRKLCEAPVLALPNFSQPFEVECDASGVGIGAVLVQGKRPIAFFSEKLNGARLNYSTYDKEFYAIVRALDHWSHYLRPSHFILHSDHESLKYINGQQKLNIRHAKWVEFLQSFHFSSKYKDGKSNIVADALSRRYALMSTLDIRLLGFATLKDYYQEDEDFKDIYANCKNGAFKEKERFPSKRKNKLIPRAEGPYKIVARINDNAYKVELPGDYGVHATFNVGDLSPYLDDDGIAELRTIPFKGGGDDPKIASLSDEVVLDVKGLEDTTMVEERGTTRITYLGMDYSRARGVLMHLGVA, encoded by the exons ATGGCTGAGCTCGATGATGACACCATACTGGCTGAAGTACGAGATTACCTACGTAATAGGCCAACGGGACCCAGGAGTGGACCGAGACAGAAACCCGTGGATGAGTTCAAAATCACGGAGTTGCCGGAATTCGTTGGTGGGACCGATCCTGAAGATTACTTGGAATGGGAACGAAAGATCGATAGGTTGTTCGATTTCAAGGATCTTGATGACAATAAACGTTGTAAGTATGCAATTCTCAAACTTGCTCGAGAAGCTTCATTGTGGTATGAGAATTTGAAGGCTCAAAGAGCACGGGCTGGAAAGGAGAAACTTGCTTCTTGGGATACGTTGAAACGAAAGCTAAGGAAGAGGTATGTACCGGCAACGCATAGACTTACCCTATACAAGAAAATCGTTGATTTGTTGCAGGGTAAGATGAGTGTTAATGAATATATTGACGAATTTGAGAAGCTTTCTTTAATGGGAGAGATAGAAGAAAATCAGGAGCAAAAGATGGCACGATTTTTTCGTGGTTTAAATCGAAATATTGCTAGTTCCGTTGAGATGTACCCGTATGCTGATTTCGATACTTTATGTGGCTTGTGTTTGAAACTTGAGGCGCAGGGAAGAAGGTATGGGGGGAGTGAAGTAAATAGGTCGAGCAATTGGAGTAAGTCTGACCCTTCCAAATCTATGGCGTCGAGTTCAAATTCTAACACGGTGGTGACAACCGTGAATACCCCTGCAACTACCACGGCTCCTAAGGCTACTCCACCTCCGAGAGAAACAAGCCTTTCTAAGGTTCGTTGCTTTAAATGCCAAGGATTTGGCCACCTTCAAAATTCTTGTCCGAATAAACGAAACATAACCTTGAGAGAAGCCATGGCTGCTAGGGACGAGTTATTTGAGCAGGAAGATGAGACATTGGAAGGCGTGTTTAATCTTAGTATACAGGACGAGGAAGAAGGGGACGTGGAGTCCTATGATGCTCCTATTTATGACACGTTGGTACTTCGTTCCTTGCAAGCTAAGTCCGAGCCCATTGTGACGGAACAGCGAGATCAAATATTCCACACTAAGTGCCAGGTGAAAGACAAGTGGTGTAGTTTGATTATAGACGGTGGTAGCTGTACGAACGTCGCATCAACAGAGATGGTTACTAAACTTGGGTTAGAAACAACGGCTCATCCTAAGCCTTATTCCTTGCATTGGCTCGATGACGGTAATAAAGTGAAAGTAACTAGGCAGGTACGAGTTGGGTTGGCAATGGGTTCGTACAGTGACGATGTTCTTTGCGATGTTATTCCAATGGACGCATGCCATATCCTTTTGGGGCGTCCGTGGCAGTTTGATCGAGATGTTGTGCACCATGGTCGGAGTAATGAGTATGAGTTGCGAGATAAAGGCAAGCGTGTGATTCTAAGACCCATGTCTCCTCCCGATGTTCGAGCTATGAGTTCTAGGCGTGGTAAACAGCCTAGTTTATCTGTTTTTGCGAATGGGAAGGAGATTGAGCAAGCTATTGAAGATGGGGAACAAGTTTATGCGCTGATTGCAGAGGAGAAAACAGGGGTTAACGATTCTAGCCTGACAAATGAGCCCGTGAAAAAGTTGTTGGGCGAGTTCAGTGACGTGTTTCCCGAGGACTTACCACCTGGTTTACCTCCATTGCGAGGAATAGAACACCAAATCGATTTAATCCCAGGAGCTGTACTTCCAAATAAGGCGGCTTATAGGAGTAATCCCGAAGAGACTAGAGAACTTCAGAGACAAATTGAAGAATTAATGAATAGGGGCTATGTTCGGGAAAGTTTGAGCCCTTGCGCGGTTCGGCGTTCtttggtaccaaagaaagacgggtcATGGCGCATGTGTATCGATAGTCGAGCTGTTAACAATATAACCATCAAATATCGATTTCCAATTCCGAGGCTTGATGACATGCTAGACGAGTTACATGGGGCCGTAATCTTTTCAAAAATTGATCTTAGGAGCGGATATCATCAGATTCGAATGAGAGAAGGCGACGAATGGAAGACGGCTTTCAAGACTAAGCACGGGTTGTACGAATGGacggtgatgccatttggtcttacAAATGCCCCAAGTACatttatgagattaatgaatgaGGTACTTAAGCCTTATTTGGGCAAATTTGTTGTTGTATATTTGGATGACATACTTATTTACAGTAAGAGCTTGGAAGAACATCTCGTCCATCTTAGGCGGGTGTTCGAGACACTTAGGGAACGAAAGCTCTACGGGAAGATGGAGAAGTGCTCGTTTCTAGTCGAAAGCGTGGTGTTTTTGGGCTATGTCGTTTCGAAAGATGGGGTGTCCGTTGATCAGTCCAAAATTGAAGCAATTAAGTCATGGCCAAGTCCTAAGTCAGTGACAGAG GGAACTTTCTTATGGAGCGAAGCAGCCCAACAGGCGTTTGATGAGGTAAAAAGAAAGCTTTGTGAGGCTCCTGTGTTAGCGTTGCCTAATTTTTCACAACCGTTCGAAGTTGAATGCGATGCTAGCGGAGTTGGTATAGGTGCCGTGCTTGTTCAAGGTAAACGTCCTATTGCGTTTTTTTCTGAAAAATTGAATGGTGCAAGGCTTAACTATTCCACTTACGACAAGGAATTTTATGCTATAGTAAGGGCACTTGatcattggagtcactacttACGGCCGAGTCACTTTATATTACATTCGGACCATGAGTCGTTGAAATATATAAATGGGCAGCAGAAATTAAATATAAGGCATGCGAAATGGGTCGAGTTCTTACAATCCTTCCATTTTTCTTCGAAATATAAGGATGGCAAAAGTAACATAGTAGCTGACGCTTTATCACGACGTTACGCATTGATGTCTACCTTAGACATTCGTTTACTTGGATTTGCTACATTGAAGGATTATTATCAGGAGGATGAGGATTTCAAGGACATATATGCTAATTGCAAAAATGGTGCGTTCAAGGA GAAGGAGCGATTTCCAAGCAAGCGTAAGAATAAGTTAATACCTAGAGCAGAAGGACCTTACAAAATTGTGGCTCGAATAAATGACAATGCCTACAAAGTCGAGTTACCAGGAGATTATGGTGTTCATGCTACCTTTAATGTAGGGGATTTGTCTCCTTATCTTGATGATGATGGTATTgctgaattgaggacaattcctttcaaagggggaggggatgatccGAAAATAGCAAGCTTAAGTGATGAGGTAGTATTGGATGTTAAAGGGCTTGAAGATACAACGATGGTCGAGGAACGAGGAACTACTCGTATTACTTACTTGGGCATGGATTACAGTAGAGCTCGAGGAGTTCTAATGCATCTCGGAGTAGCTTAA
- the LOC141587765 gene encoding F-box/kelch-repeat protein At3g23880-like, with product MPMINLMCVKAEPKYNGESEKSGKNAQSSSSSSTASNICHGSKLKYLPPDLWASIIINLPVKTLLRFRCVCKSWCSIIDHPDFAYTNLKVCKIDSNETKIVALESLGEYGTKGSALTIRQGKTLEETAHIFKSTDSYDLIGRCNELLLLNRYVHYPNFKTEMRLWNPSIRKSLLIPTCPLVDAKCLLGFSPRCKDYKIVAMLSKQSKIHVAVYTLREKTWSVRNNCLDVISSYVELMFTARFYKQKAAFYFQGAVYWFGMDLRGSHLAVYTLSRQNYLVSFNFDSERFTLLEIPQETKEASRSYLRFLFILGESLAIFSITKKRSGIWVLEQGSGKGVWTNWFSGHSTSHAYKFFRLSYSCSPLSPLLYYESDGDSCFFFGKNSYNIATGLVTELGKSRYNFLDLGMYMESLLLWKGYGAEDMASVP from the coding sequence ATGCCAATGATCAATCTCATGTGTGTTAAGGCTGAACCGAAATACAATGGCGAAAGCGAAAAGAGCGGAAAGAACGcacaatcatcatcatcatcatcaacagcaTCAAACATTTGCCACGGTTCCAAATTAAAGTACTTACCCCCCGATCTGTGGGCTTCTATTATAATAAATTTACCGGTGAAAACACTCTTAAGATTCAGGTGCGTCTGTAAATCTTGGTGCTCCATCATTGATCACCCCGACTTTGCTTACACGAATCTTAAAGTATGCAAAATTGATTCCAATGAAACTAAAATCGTTGCCCTCGAGAGCTTAGGAGAATACGGGACAAAAGGATCTGCCCTGACAATTCGTCAGGGCAAGACTCTTGAAGAAACTGCTCATATTTTCAAGAGTACCGATTCATACGATCTAATAGGGAGATGTAATGAATTGCTGTTATTGAACCGCTACGTTCATTACCCTAATTTTAAAACAGAGATGAGACTGTGGAACCCTTCTATTCGCAAATCGTTGTTAATTCCAACTTGCCCGCTTGTTGATGCCAAGTGTTTACTTGGATTTTCCCCTCGCTGTAAGGACTATAAAATTGTGGCAATGCTAAGTAAGCAATCAAAGATTCATGTCGCGGTTTATACCCTCCGTGAAAAAACATGGAGTGTTAGAAATAATTGTCTCGATGTCATCAGTAGCTACGTGGAGCTTATGTTTACAGCAAGGTTTTATAAGCAAAAAGCTGCTTTTTATTTTCAAGGCGCTGTATATTGGTTTGGAATGGATCTGCGTGGATCTCATCTCGCGGTTTATACCCTCAGTCGACAAAATTATCTTGTTTCTTTCAACTTTGATTCGGAAAGATTCACCCTTTTGGAAATTCCGCAGGAAACGAAGGAGGCAAGCAGGTCATATTTGAGGTTTTTGTTTATTCTTGGGGAGTCGCTGGCAATTTTTAGTATTACTAAAAAAAGATCGGGAATATGGGTGTTGGAGCAGGGGAGCGGGAAGGGGGTATGGACTAATTGGTTTTCAGGACATTCGACAAGTCATGCTTATAAGTTTTTCCGTCTCTCTTATTCATGTTCACCACTATCACCATTACTCTATTATGAGAGTGATGGAGATAGCTGTTTCTTTTTTGGGAAGAATTCTTATAATATTGCTACTGGACTAGTGACAGAGCTCGGAAAATCTAGGTATAACTTTTTGGATTTGGGAATGTATATGGAGAGCTTGTTATTGTGGAAAGGATACGGGGCTGAGGACATGGCGTCGGTCCCTTGA